One genomic window of Glycine soja cultivar W05 chromosome 9, ASM419377v2, whole genome shotgun sequence includes the following:
- the LOC114368357 gene encoding kinesin-like protein KIN-14I — protein MELMITTRKIVPTLQVEHGLADSDIQVLALNTLNALKHSVKAGPRHIIPGHEEIEALLTRRKLTTIVFFLDETFEEITYDMSTTVVDVVQQLAGLIKLSSYSNFSLFECCKVVTGSKAPDLGNEEYIGLDENKYIGDLLVEFKAAKDPSKGEMLHYKLIFKKKLFRETDEAVIEPMFVQLSYVQMQHDYILGNYPIGRDDAAQLSALQILAEIGFLNTPESCSLGEEICVALQTHINDVMLRRYSKARSVAASGGSLNGDISSNSKPPNMELYEKHVQELSKLIEEFQKNVDQLLEELCVKKKQEEKMQEELDDLKESLKADKQNLDAVTSDCNKLLSLCNEKDKELQAAILNKRNMESRMSKLNIAVIENTAKKDFIFDETVIYA, from the exons ATGGAACTAATGATTACAACAAGAAAAATAGTTCCAACGTTACAGGTAGAACATGGATTGGCTGATTCTGACATCCAAGTCCTTGCATTAAATACATTAAATGCTTTAAAGCATTCTGTCAAGGCTGGTCCCAGACATATAATTCCTGGGCATGAGGAGATTGAAGCTCTGTTGACTAGGAGAAAGCTTACAACAATAGTGTTCTTCCTAGATGAAACATTTGAAGAAATTACATATGACATGTCAACCACAGTTGTCGATGTTGTTCAG CAACTTGCAGGGCTCATTAAGTTGTCATCATATTCCAACTTTAGTCTATTTGAATGTTGTAAAGTTGTTACTGGCTCCAAAGCACCTGATCTTGGGAAT GAGGAGTACATTGGGTTAgatgaaaacaaatatattgGGGATCTCCTGGTGGAATTCAAAGCTGCAAAGGATCCAAGTAAAGGAGAAATGTTGCACTATAAACTCATATTCAAGAAAAAGTTATTTCGTGAGACAGATGAAGCTGTGATAGAGCCTATGTTTGTGCAATTATCTTATGTACAA ATGCAACATGATTATATTTTGGGAAATTACCCTATTGGAAGGGATGATGCTGCTCAACTCTCTGCATTACAAATTTTGGCTGAGATTGGATTTCTTAACACACCAGAATCATGCTCGTTA GGAGAAGAAATTTGTGTAGCTCTTCAGACACATATAAATGATGTAATGTTGCGCCGTTATTCGAAAGCACGATCAGTTGCTGCTAGTGGTGGTTCTCTGAACGGAGACATTTCTAGTAATTCTAAACCTCCTAATATGGAATTATACGAGAAGCATGTTCAAGAATTATCAAAACTTATTgaagaatttcaaaaaaatgttgatcAA TTGCTTGAAGAATTATGTgtgaagaaaaaacaagaagagaaaatgcaagaagaattggatgATTTGAAAGAATCCTTAAAAGCAGATAAGCAAAATCTGGATGCAGTTACAAGTGACTGTAATAAACTTTTATCATTATGCAATGAAAAAGATAAGGAACTACAG GCTGCTATTCTAAACAAAAGGAATATGGAATCTAGGATGTCCAAGTTAAATATTGCAGTGATAGAGAACACTGCcaaaaaggattttattttcGATGAAACTGTTATTTATGCATAG